The DNA sequence TCCAAGATCAAATTCTGGATCAAATATATTTTCCCATTTACTGGCATTAAGTAGCAACAGTTTCAGCCCAGGGGGActgttgccaaggctatccagactatttgagcTGGAGGATATTTTAGGGGCAAACACAACTCTGCTCCTCCCCTCTCTTAAGTTGGTAGTTCTGCCTTTGCCCTCCATATCTCCTACTTCCTATTAAAGTTGTAGTGGGCTCTTCTTCTCCTAGGTTTTCTGAATATTCCATACGTATTCTTTAATTGTCAGCAGGATAGTTTAGAGAAAAATGCTAATTTAAAAAGGATAGGAAACCCTCTGCCCCACTTCCCAACAGAGTAACTGGCCCTCTCTCTACCACCGAAGAAGCTCCCCCAAAGGGGCAACACCAAAAGGATGGTCCTGCTAGTACTACACCCACCACCCAGGCAGCCCTTTATATCCTCTTTCAGGCAAGGGAGCAGGTGGTGCCAATGCTGGTTCACCAGCTGCTGAAGAGTACCTGGGGAGTCTGGAGTGTGTTCCTGTAGGTATGTCCATGGTCCTTCGCAGCATGTAGTAGGCAGGCATGCAGGCAGCAATTTTTAGCAAAGAGAGGTCACAACAGTAGATATTGGAGCAtcttgtcctggactgcggccagcactcacagacacatgctgataagaatggctcagccaagcaagtggatgcaaaatacagaccttgcaaggattcaATGTGAAAGCCGTCCGAGAAGTCAAGCtgaggtcaggataccagaagacaaagcaaaccaaaagccaagacgaagtcaggatactgggagtcagagtggtaaaagcagtccgaggtcaaagcagccagaaggtaacaagggtccagtccgaggtcaaagcaacaaggaatcaagatacaagaagccagtgctaacagcaatcacgccaagggatcatgcaataaactctgacaaaCAGTGAAGTtctctcaacagtttaagtaagggaaactctcccccgtgccacctgaggctggttggctaattgcctctctgcaatcctcttggatctgcgcctgcaagcactctcagctcttctctctttgaacgtAGGCACCTctaggcaagcttcctccccagagtcaccactaggatgttgcaccataggaggcccttctctagcactaggacctggttgggcctcctcctctggggctgagagagcacagctgggacctggcagagcaggattgccacctggtgtagcctcaatcagctcttgctctggaggaggctcatcctcctcctcatcctctgagagctgatcttggctggccatgacacatcTGCAGTCCTTTCTTGTCTGGAAAAGTTATGATGATGCATCTTCTCCCTGGTGTGCTGACTCTTTCTTAATAGCAAAAGTACAGATGAATTCATGGGCTGAATAGACAGcctggaaggggcagcttgaagccaccccagacaaagccagattggggccgtggcaagcACACactgcagcctcaatctggcccaaataggagctgcaaagagctgctcctatttggggcagattGAAGCCACCCCACtgcagcttcagctggcttccagccagcttAGGGGCATGGCACATGTAAATGCTATGCCCCCAAACCGGGTTGAAGCTGGctgaagctgctggtctgttccagACCCATGATGATTTAAAATAAGGAGGAATAACATCACCCCTTTGCTGGGCAATGGCATTTTTAAATTAGTGTTGTAGTAAAAAGAGTATTTTCTTCCTTGATAGCAGAGGAAGAATATTATGTAGTTCAAGTGCTGTGCTTTGGGCTGTGTTGTGGGTCTTGACACCACCACAAGGTGTCAAGGGAGGATGGGATGGATGGGAAGAAAGTGTGTTTTACTGATTCAGCCAGGGGTTTATGGcattcagggttgttgttgtgttgttttacaGCAATGAAAAAGAAACCCTTTTGGTTACTTTGCGGAAATGGCAAAAAGGAAAGTTACTTTATAAGTATATCAAATGATCATGGTAACTAACTGTGTTTCGGGGCCTTTGAATATTCAAGGCAACCAATACTGTTCAAAAGGAATATCCCATATCCTGAACCTCCTGTAGTTTAATGTCTGTTGATCTGGTTCAGCCACAGTTGCCTGTGCTTCCTTTCCTGTTCctccttcattcccccccccccccagcattgcaatttaaatatgtaatatgtacATAATAGGTAATAGGTATGTTGATGAATGAGAATGCATTAAATCAGGGTGTTCATATTCACACAGGCACTATATGGACACAGAATATTTTGAGCTTGATTTGCCATGAAGGTCATCGAAATGGAACTGAAGACACTGTCCTGATAGACAGAGTTCCATGGCTGGAATACATTGATTCCAATAGCGATTATGCTAATCGTCCATCGCTTCGTCTCTTCACTACTCATCTGCCCTATGATTTAGTGCCAAAAGGatttaaaaatggaagaggaaAGGTAAGGCCTGATACTTCTAACATTTAATTTACTTAATTTACTGACTTTACAGGAGATTTTACTGTAAAGAATCTACAGAATGCTTAGATGATGAAGTGTGAAGGATTTAAAAATTGAGATAGAAAGGTCTTCTTAGAATGAGCATCTCCAGGAAACACTGCTTATTCATCTGCAGAAGGTTAATAATGAAGAGGCTTAAAAGGGTGAAGCATCTATAATTTTCCATTGTAAAAGTTCCTAACAAATATAGTGTTATCCCTAGAGTGTGCAGGGTGTgtggcctgcactgggtgacagccCAGATGAAGGATTACACCCAATCAGCCCCCCACATCTCAGTGCCTTCGCCTTGTTTTCCTCTTGAGAATAATACCATGAAGAGAATGATTTGCCAACATCAAGAGAGCTGGGTGCCTCCCACCGCTATTGGATGATCAGAATATTGAGCTCACTagacatttttattattgtttctgcAGATTATTTATGTAGCCAGAAACCCAAAGgatgtcttggtctcatactATCATTTTTCTAAAGTTTCTGTCCAAATGGAAGATGAAGAAGACTTTGACATTTTTATGGAGAGGTTTTTATCTGGTAAAGGTAAGCACTGACAGATTTGAATAGACAGTTGCCTTTGGCTCAggtagcaggttctttttatgcctcccgGAGGCTGTGGCATTTGGTTGCCACGGTCTCCacccggggcagaaaggggcagcatcttgcTGCCTCAATAAGCAAAATCTTGCTGCctctttctgccaatctgtccagCCTCAAAGTCAAACAGAGTCTGGTAGGGGTAGAGTCCAGTAGTGAGGGACTCCTTATGCATACAGAACTTCAAGAGAGGGAGTTGCTGTGGGGTCATATCCTGAGGGATACTTAGACTTGGTGGCTGGTGTAGGTTTAGTAAAAGAACCTAAACATGAGGGTCCTGGATATAAGTATGTTAATTGCCGGAGAGAGTGTGGGGAAGTTAACTAAACCTGTAACTAAATGAAGCTAAGAAATTAATACCTGAAAGTAACAAACATATGCAAAATTTCAATAAGCAAAATACTGTTTAAACCtcttataaataaagttttattcctgTTTTCAAATAGAGTCTTGTTTGGCGCTTGAGTAATTTACCACACTACTGACATTTACAAATGGGGAAACAGTTTTACACTCATAAGTTTATGTCCACAAACAAAATAAAGTGACAGTAACTAAGAGGTGGCAGGAtcacaaattaataataaaaaatgttaaaagtacAGGTGCTCGTGACTATGAAATGGCAGGAgtgggatgaaaaggcccagggtgctgtcatcaaaGAAACTTAGTGGTGGGTAATTAAAGTGATTGTGACACAATGgtattcccaatcactatgtatggatgtgggcagtgaaaaaagttgataaaaggaaaaacaaatcatttgagatgtggtgctagagaagagtattaaggataaaaaaagagaaacaaaaacaaacaaatggatccttgaagaGATCAAGATTGAAATACCCCTAGacaccaagatgattaaattgaggctatcatactttgaccacatcaggagaaggcatggctcattagaaaagagaatgcttggaaaagtagagggtagaaGGTGACTCACACCACATGGCTATACTCAATTACAGAGGACACAGGCATGAGGTTTTAGGacttgagcaaagcagtggaggacagggagtcttgaagatcCACAGGggtgccatgagtcaaggttgactcaagggcagttaacaacaaagggaaagaggaagaacataTTACAGATGGGTAGACCCAGTCAAAGAAGACATGGCCCTTAAGGAGCAGGCAGGGAATTGCATCCTTGAAGTGTGAGTAGAGCCCCACATGGCTACAATGACAAGTAGTACCTTCTACCAGATTACACCTGTACAAAAATTATGGCAATTCCTAAGTAAAGATGGGTTAGCCATGCACTGGTAATCAGACATCTTGATTACTGCAATGCATTCTGTGTGAGGATGTGTGGCCCAGAGCTGTGGCAATTTCCAAATGTGTCAGCAAGGTCATTTTGTGATGCACCTAGCAACACTGTCATGTTGCTTCCTAACTTCTCTAAAGATGAAgggtagttttaaaatgttttcataaagGAACAATACACAAACCAATCTCCAATGCTGTTGCTGAAGTGAAGAGACAGAGCAAAATGCTGGCCATATTTGATCCTTCTTGTTGGAAGAAACTTATTTCCCCTCATTatataggcacggtacagaccgcccttttgctCCATGCTGACGCCAATTTTAGGGTTGgggaccatgcagcaactgcacaatCCCTAAGCTTAGCATAGCGCtgcggcgtaacaatggcagtgctgTACATGGGTCCTGCCACTGTGATGTAAGTGCCATATGGTGACCATATGGCGCCACATGGTGCTTacatcgtgagtgcaccattgatgCACTCGCAATGTCTGCCCTGTGGTGCTAAAGAAcctagtttttctgggttctttttcctccgaagggaagccacatggtttggtggctgcagctactctctggagggaattaggctgccggcaggccacccttttcagaTGGTCTGTCCCGTGCCATAGATAGGGTTTCCTATTTACGTCCCTCTCTCTTTCAGATTAGCTGTCTGTATCTCAAGATTCTAAACTGTTAATcttttaggcctggtacagaccgcccaaaaagggtggtctgcccacgccttgttttgctgcgtgaggaagctgcagtggacaaaccgtgtggcttcttcatgcagcaaaaagaacccgcaaaaaatgggttctttttgcggcaccataatGACACCACAGTGTGCCAATAGTGTACTCGTGACGTCATTATGGCACTGTGACATGCGGAAGCTAAGCATCTGTctcatcaaaatggcggcgcccatctgtgcAGGGatccgccattttgatgccctagtcatgtgtgaggggcaaggggcgtctggaagcatTGCCCTTTGCACGTGATGAGGACACCCTATCATGCCCGTCTGTCCCACGCCATAGTTAGTATGTGTCTCTAGCCTGACTGGTAATCTTATATATTTCTCTCTATCTTCCTGCTATATAACTATCTTTAGTTAGATTAGGATTAggttttgttatgtcattatttattaaaaccattattattattattattatttggagtaagtctttattctttaggaagacagatATAAAATAATAGTCTGACCTACACTTTCattgttctgctgatgaaagctgacttctaacaagtttaactttcaaacttgcatatttttgtttccctttaaaaggattAATATTCTGGGAAACTAAGGCGCAGGACAGACCActccaaaagggcggtctgccagtggcctaattccctccggagggaagctgcagctgccaaaccatgcggcttccctccggtggaaaaagaaactggaaaaaagggTTCTTTTAGTGCTGCAGGGcatacatcatgagtgcgccaatggcgcactcacaacatAAGCAACTCAAGGTGCCATAAGGATTACATGtggtgcttatgtcacaatggtggtgctCGTGTACACAGAACGGTGCCATTGTTATGTCGCtgcaccatgctagggttagggaccgtgcttCAACACTAGCATGGCACATTTGGGCAGTCTATACCACACCAAAAATTGCATCCCACACTTCTTTCGCATGAAAATATCATATACCATCTTTTGTTTCACTCTGTGAGTTCATCAGCTTAGCAAATACAATATTGGGTGCATGATGTGTGCATCATTTCCAAGCTGAAGATGAGGCAGAGGGTGGGGCAACCCTAGCCCATGACATAGTGCTTCATGAGGCATGGGGGAAGATGGTGTCTCACCCCATGCCATGACTGAAATTCTGTGAGACTAGCTGTTCAATCTTCCTCCAAAATTGTTGATGGGGAGCACCATCTGCTTTGCCTCAAGGCAGCAGGAAGGCTTCACACAGTGACAGAAGGACTTCAGGGTCACACAAATCCCTCTTCCTCAGAACAATTTTCCAGTACAGCTTATGCACTTGGTGTTAAAAAGCCATGCAAGCCTACTCAGATTTGGGAGGGAGTCCAGGGCTGAAGGTCAGATTGGGAAAGTGGAAATGGTCAAGAGGAATGATGACCTATACTGATGTTCAATACCAACATGTTGAAACTTAATGTTGCTGTCACCTCCATTTTCCCACTAGTCTTCACCTTCTCCACCAAACCTTAGTTTGTGGAAGAGTTGACCATTTCCATGGTCAACTCTTCCATGACCCTCAATGTTGAACCTTTCCTGTGTCAATAGTGTCTCTTGAAATTATTGCTTTATATTCACCTATTTTCTACATTGAGTAGCAGGAATCAGAGGTGGAAATATAGTCAGACCTCCAtgtctgtgggggatccattccacacCCCCATGTAGATCCAAACATCtctgcatgctcaagtcccattaaaatcaatggcagCACACTGGATGGCTATGGATGGCAAGTCAGTGGACTGTACAAGTAAAAATCTCTGAGGCTATAAAGGTTTTCCAGATTTCAATTATTTATGCCtatagttgttttttaaactcttaaAGTGGCTGAGAAGACAATTAgtaaaacaacaatataataaaattataatctattgaaacaatacaacaataactTTAAAGTAGTCACAAGAAATGATAGTCTAAGTCACTACCTTAATATCAGATTAGCATATAAAATCAGACTAACATAgaaagatttttatttcttttttaaatttctcaTCCAACTGTTCTTACTGTCCATTCAACCTGTGAAATGAGTAGGCTGTGCTGGTGTTTAGTTATGCATGATGTCGCAGTTAATCCATCTCTCCTCTTAGGATCTGAGGAGCTCTGTATTGAAAATATGCAACTTCCTAGGAAAGAGACTGACTGAAGAGGAGTTGGATGATATTGTGGATAAGGCTTCATTTGGCAAAATGAGTGTGGATCGTAGAGCTAATTATACAACCATGCCCCCTGAAATCCTAGATTTCACCAAAGGACGCTTTCTGCGCAAAGGTAAGTCAATGGCCAATGACAGTGTAGTGAAGCATGTGTGAAAGACCCACAAGCTTAGTTAACCTCTATTTTCACAATTATAGAcacatataaaaatgtttttagttttacaagTTGATAAACAAGATTTTATTGTGCTGAACTGTTCtgctttcattttccttttattataaATTTGGGCTATATTGCATGCCTTCATTTGTAAGCTTTGTAAGCTTAAAAAGGAGGGTTGAGAAACTGCTATGAATCTGAGAAACAAACTTTTTGTCCCAGAACCCTCCAGGAGCTGCATGAAGTGTCAAAAAAGCCAAATTACACAAACAACCAAAAATGGCTGGAAGGCTagttctggttttattttaaaaagaaagcatttaCACATATGTTAAACTGTGCAGGGGAGCTCTGAAATCTGTTCAAAAAGTGAATTGACATTCCAATAGGCTTCCAAAAGGGGAAATTCACTCTCGTTCTTTTTGACCCAAAAAGCAAAGCTAAGTTGGGGAATATGAACAGGCCACTAATACTACTGTTCAGGAGACAGCGGCTGGATGGGTCAAATGACCCACACTGGAATCAAGGACAAGAAAACTTTAATTTTGGTTTCTGTGTATTTTGTCTGATCAGTTCCCACATTCCTGAGCGTCAGGAAATGCTAGGAAGTCCTGCTACATTACCCTGGTGGTTTGTGATGTTTCTATCTGATCTTACAATGAACATGGGACAGTTGGTAGTTGTATGATAGTGGTGCACCAAATAGCATCAGTGCCCCACAGTAAGGATTATAACTTTGGACCACTACTCCACCCCACTCACGGAGGATGGATGCTAATAATCACTCATCTCCCTTTCTATCTCAATGCTGTATCAGGTACTGTTGGAGACTGGAAAAACACAATGACAGTTGCACAGAGTGAAAGGTTTGACAGTGTCTTTAAGGAGAGGATGGAAAAGCTACCCTTCAAGTTCTGCTGGGATAGCAATGAATTTTGAAATACAATGGACAAACCCAGCTCTATAGCTTTATACAGATTTTTTCTTTGGTGAAGCAATAAATTTGTCCCAACTTTGTTCCAAATTAGTTTGCACATTTTGGTGGGTAAAATGGGTACACCTTTAGAAGAATTCTCATAATGTCCAGGTTCtgaatgcctctctctctctctctctctctctctctatatatatatatatatatatatattaggaaaAAAATATTGGTTAAAATAACATATTGGTATTATTTGGCGGCATCCCTCCAAGACAAAAAACTATTGTCCTTCTTATATgtgatgttaaaatataaatatttttgaagtGAAGAGGCATGATATTGACTAATACTTAGGTATGGAAAATTTTGAGTCCTGTATCTTGTATGATGTATTCCTTCATGTATAAAACTtttaggcctgttatagactgctaaaataaagctgctttgggtctctttggaggtatgctgtttaaatgatgcatgcaccctaagaatccggaagctgcaccaaagctgcactccagtgcttaggaatggaatgtggctttggcgcaacctccggactcttaggacccatgcatcatttaaatagcatacctccaaagagaccccaagcagctttattttggcaatctgtaacaggccttagtttggtTTGGTCATAGACAAAGTACTGAGCATTGTAATGTTCAGAGAATTACAAAGGATAAAAGGATAAATGTATTACAGATTCTGTATTGTTAACAAAAGATGAATTGGATCAGATCCTATGAAAAGATGAACTATAGGAATTTCTTCCCAGTCATTAGTAACAGATTCAGAGGATCATACAGGAAAACACAAAGTACTCCTGACATGGCCATCTagtgtctgtttaaaaacatccaaacatAGACCAATACTAAATTAAAGCAGGAATAGATTAAACTTGAATTCTGTATTTTACATGATCTTCGGAGCATTGCAAGAGAATTACAgaagatgaaaaaaataattgcatTATGGCTTCTCTATTGTTTCCAAAATGTTTATTGAATGAGATGCTATGAGAAAGTGAACTTACTTCACAATCACTAAGGATAAGCCAATAcagatttaaaagagaaaaggattATGCTATGTGCACATTTATTCCATACTACTTTGAAACAGAGATATCAAAAATTCTTCTTAGAAGACTCCTTTGTAGTACTGCAGCAACataattctgaaatatttaataaacatataaaatatttaactattaCACAGAtatcttcccttcttccccaaaGTATTCTCTTGATGCCTTATAAATTTTACTTCTTGGGTAAACTAGAGGTTTTGAAAGTAGATTTTGGGCAGGAATGGAGATGCGGGAGAGCAaagcttgttttaaaaaacatcacttcATAGAGTCATTCCCACTTGAAGTATAACTTGCTTTCTGATCTGGCTCCACTCCGCTATGTGAAGCGATTCCTAAAGGTCCCTCATTCTCACTACGAAAAGGATCCTTTGTGGAATCGCTTCTTTGGTTTGGCATGCTTGTCGTTCCCATTAGTGGGATCCGGGGAAGGCGGAGCAGCCCTTCAGCCCTTCAACTGGTTGCCCCCCCCGGAACCCCATTGAAAGGCTGTGGCCCCAACTTGTATCCTCCAAAAGGCATCCTTGGGACCGTGGCTGCACATTTTCACTCATGTGGAACAGGAACTCTGGggaactccctccctcccaacctcTCACCTACGGGTGCCCTGTCTACCCAGGGGCACCCGTAGGTGAGAGGTTGGGAGGGAGGAGTGGTGGCGGGAAGTGCCTttatgagtgtgagtgtgtgagtgccCCAGTCTACCGAGGGCCTCAGGAGCCAGGGCAGCGGTGGAGCGAGCaagtgaagaggaggagggagcatgGAGACCAGGTAAGGGAGTGGAGAGGGATGGAGGAGGTGGTGGATGAGACAGAGGACAATACAGAGGAGGAAATTGCAGCAAGGTTGagggacccaggaggaggagtAGGTGGATGGAATCCcccctttttattaaaaaataaacgtCATCAAAAATCGCTATATTGCTAAAGCAACTATTTGTCTCTGCAATATAGCGATCtttcaataaagttttttttttaaaaaaaaaatgaaaaagcagcACTTGGAGTGTTTCTGGGGAGGGATGGTGATAGCCTTCTACCATTTGTGTCTCCCTCAGAAATAAATCACTTCTGATCAggcattcccacttattggatCACGTTGGAActgattcttctcaaaagaacaaCAGACAAATTGCTTTCAAGAAAAGCCGGGTTTTTAGCATTTGCTCTGCTTTATTTCCCCTGGAATCAATCCAGTGAGGATAAGAACTGATTTCCAGTGGGAAATAGGGGCATATACCTTGAATCACAATTCGTAGCTAatggtagtgggaatgacccccatGTAAGCTGCATAACTGATTCATGAAGGGGAGCTCATACATGTGCCAATGTGTTTAATGCAATACGTATTTTGGTTTTAAGACAGTCAACTATTTTACATAATATTTTTGTTATATATGTTCTGATCACATACTGTATTGTCtcctgaattttaaattttacaatgaTAAGAACTAGCTAATTAACAAGGGTTAAGGGATGGATATACTTTGaacttattttttaattaaaatgattgacctgaattttaatttcaaaatgaatttaAGCTCAGAATATTTTGTTTGATGTTTTCAAGCCTACAAATTGTTCCTGTtttatagtaaccctaaggtgatcctattacGTTACTACAAAACCTATTACATAAATGAGAGACATGGTCAAACAGCTAACAGATTTTACATTTCCCAaaaactaaagtgaggatcatccaagacattgtattctccatcaccatgtttggatgtgagagctggacattgaaCAGAGGTGATAGGAACAATaagaattcatttgagatgtggtactggagaaaagtACAGCGAGATGTGAGGACGCTGGGCAAAGCCCAGATCCATAAAATAGCTGGAAGCTCCCGAGTTGGTCATGGTTCCCATaggaaggagctccatggagggAGTCTCAGGTTGGCGGCCACTAGCAAAGGGTCCTTCCAGGAAGCTGATATGGAGGAAGTGGGTTCCAGAGATGCTCCCAGGTGGTGAACTTGATCTACACCTAGGAGGAACTGTTTCCCTGCAGGGTGGGCCAGCGTCCCTTAGCGGGGCATTCCCGGGCAAAATGTCCTTGGAGGCCACAGTACAGGCAGAGGCCTTCCCTCCTCCTGCATTCCTTCTTGGTAGCGGTGAACCGAGGTTGCGCCCCTTCCAGCTGCATAGGTTCCTCAGTGGGCTGGGGAGGAGCAGCCACAGGTGAAGCTGCAGGAGTCAGTTGAGCAGGACTCAGAAGTGGCAGAAGGACATTCCGTCAAACTTGTCTAAGAGCTGAGGGGCGGCAGTCCAATCGGGTAGCTTGTGCAATCAACAGGCTCAGAGAATCAGGAGGCTCAGAGCATGCCAATTCATCCAGCACTGCAATTGACAGCGCTGCCCTGAACTGAGCCTGCAAAATACTATCATTCCACATTAAGTCTTGAGCGAGCAGGCGGAGGTTTGTGGAGTACTCTGCTACAGTTCTTGTACCTTGGTGAAGATCCTGAATTTGGCATTCTGCAGACTTGGCCTTTACAGGATTTCCCCAGGTGGCTTGCATTTCTGCAATAAAGTCCTGCAAGCTGTTGAGTAGTGGGCTATCCCAGTTCAGGTAAGGAGTAGCCCATTTTCTGGCAGGCCCAGAGAGCAAACTAATTATAAAAGCCACCTTATGGAAATCATCAGGAAAATCTTCCCTCCGGAGCTTAAAATATAGCTTGCAATTAGCAAGGAAACTGTCCAGCATAGTAGAGTCTCCCTGGAACTTATCAGGCAGGGAGGCAAACCATTTTTGGTGGCATTTTGGAGCAGAAGGGTTACCTTGACCCTGAAGAGCAGCCACAGTCTGAGTCAATTGTTGCACCTTGGCAGCAAGCTGCAAATTCATCTGCATCAGCTTGGTCAGGGCTTGTTCATCTGCCATTATGCTGCTTATCAGCCTAATTACATGGCCAGTGAttattctgtccaggaaaacagccaaatggctgataaggcagctagttcttaaacaaacaaccccccccccatagcagAGTCAGTACAAGCAACACAGTCTTGGAGATTCAAAGCAGTATCAGCagaaggattaccaaaagagttgtcaaacgAGCcaaggtatcagataggcaggtcgataaggaagtccaaggtcaaggtttgtGGATAATcaaggtcaggggtaggcaagctttttgagctgggggccgggttgctgtccctcagacaactggggggccgaagccaaaaaataaataattaattttttaaaaataaataaataa is a window from the Sceloporus undulatus isolate JIND9_A2432 ecotype Alabama chromosome 1, SceUnd_v1.1, whole genome shotgun sequence genome containing:
- the LOC121925212 gene encoding amine sulfotransferase-like codes for the protein MEPSHKQMFKHKGAYFLQDTITAEYIDSLENFEIRDSDIFLVTFPKSGTIWTQNILSLICHEGHRNGTEDTVLIDRVPWLEYIDSNSDYANRPSLRLFTTHLPYDLVPKGFKNGRGKIIYVARNPKDVLVSYYHFSKVSVQMEDEEDFDIFMERFLSGKGLDLRSSVLKICNFLGKRLTEEELDDIVDKASFGKMSVDRRANYTTMPPEILDFTKGRFLRKGTVGDWKNTMTVAQSERFDSVFKERMEKLPFKFCWDSNEF